A region of the Campylobacter sp. MIT 99-7217 genome:
TTTTAAAGAACTGCGTCCTTATGATACAAGTGATGATTTTTATGCAGGTAAAACCATAGGACTTGAGCTTGATAAAATGGTACTTAAGGATTCAAATTTAGACGGAAAGCTAACTTATGAGGAAAGTGGGATAAGCAAATTTCAGGGCGAAGGGGATTTGGATATTTATCAAAAGCTTGATGTAAGTATGCTTTTTACTATAGAACAAAGCAACAAGGCTGATGCTATAAGCGTTAAGGGTATATTAGACAAGCTTAATGAGGGGATTAAATTTGAGGATTTAGAAGAAACAGAGCAAGTGATTTTAAGAATGCATTTGCTTGATGAGCTTTTTGATGAAAAAACAGCCTATGCTGATAAAACTTATCCTGAGTTTAATGAGGAAAAATTTAAGGATTTTTATGAGCATTTTGTAGAAAGCTTTAAGAAAAGAAGTGCTGAATTTATAGGTCTTAGTAGCGAAGAAGCCTCAAAGCTTGATTATGAAAATTTAAGCAAATTAGTTGAAGAAATGAGTGCAAACTTTGAAATAACAAATTCGTCTAGTTATGATGAGATCGTGAATTTGGTCGCCATTTGGGCTTAAATTCATTAAATGCAGTTTAAAATATGATAAAACTCGGCACTTACAAAACTTGGAGGATATGGAACTTGCACGGAAAATTTTTTATAAGTATTTCCGGGTAGAGAAGTTACGATTTGGATATTATAAGAAACCTTTCCGGGTGTCCTACTTTTAGGAACATTTTTAGCATTTGGGTTAAAAATTTCATTAGAACTCCCCCTTTTATCGACTATGGTAAGCTCTAAAAAACATTTATTTAAAGGGTGTTCTGTAAGATTTGTTACTCTTCCTGAGATCACTATACTTTCAGTGCGTAAATTTCTAGCAAAGCGAAGTTCAGAAAGGCTAGCTTGTTTTATGTATTGGTTGATTGTCAAAAATAAAGAATAAATCAATATAGCCGTCCATAAAGCATTTATCGAATAACACGCTATAGCCGTTTGAAGCTTTTTTGTCTTAAGATAAATAAGGACATTAAGGAAGCAAAAAGCAATGATACAAACAACACAAACAACGATATGAAAGATAGACATTTAAAAACACTCGCTACTAAGTTGTATAGAAAAATTACCATCGCCTTTAAAACGCTCAAAACTCACTCTTTGAGTCCTTGTTTCTCCCTTACTTAAATTTCTATCAAGAATTTTACTTTTAAGCTTAAAAGGAATATATTTATTTTTAAAATTTTTCAAAGAACTAGCATTTTCATCTTGGGCATGATATAAGCTTGTATATATTTTACAATGCGAGAAATTATATTTTGAAAGATTAGTGATATTAAAATCTATGACAAAATTATCCTCATTATACACTCTTTGAGAAACAACAGCCGTTTGCCTTTTTCTTACAAAATCATCTATAAAATGATAGCCATAGTAAAACAAACAAGCACAACCCACAAAGTCAAAAACAATAATAAACATTGAGATAATAGGGCGATTTCTTAAAAAAACAACAAGTAGTAAAACACTGATAAAAACGAAAATCACCAAGAAAAAAAATACAAAATCCACAGGATACAAATGATGTGTATAAAAGAAAAACATTTCTTTAAAATTTTGCATTTTTTCCCTTTATCTATCCTTGCTAAAAGCTTTATAGCAAGGATAAAATTAGCGACTTATCGCACTTTGCTGCTTGGCGTCCTTTGTATCAACCCATATATTTGGCACAGCTCCACCCGGAGTTAGGAAAATTTTAGCATCGGTATTTGTTTTCAATGCCTCGTTAAATTTACCTTGAACTTCGATTTGTTTTAGATTAAGCAAGGGGTTATTTAAAGAATTTGCGATCTCTTTGTTTGCATAAGCTTGTGCGTCTGCTTCTATCCTTGCTGCATCAGCACGACCCTTTGAGCTGATGATCGTTGCATTTGCCTCACCTTCTGCTAAAGTAGCTTTTTTGATAGCTTCTTGAGCTGCTCTTTCAGCTTCTTGCTTAGCGATTTGCACAAGCTCGATTTGCTGTTTTACCCCAGCAGGAAGGACGATTTCTCTTAATTGAACCGAATTTAAAGTAACAGGTTTATTTGGCAGATTAGCAATGATTCTTCCTATATCTTCGTTGATTTGTGAGGCTATGGCATTTCTGTTTGCAGGAAGTTCCTCAGCTGTATATTTACCGACAACACTTCGCACCACATCACGCACGGTTGGATCGATGATCTTATCTTCCCAGTTTGTGTTCCAAGTAGCTATGGTTTGAGGCACGACAGCTTCATTAAGGCTGTATTGCACGGTTACATCGATAGATACGCTAAGACCACGACTATCAAGCACTGATATAGAGCTTTTGTTGATAACGCCTGAGCCTCTGTTAAGATTGCTCTCATTAACGCCCTCAACCGAAGCATAAGTTACTTGACGCACCTTAGTATCTACGATAATGATCTTTTGAAAAAGAGGTATAAAAAAGTGTAGCCCAGGTCCTAAAGCCTTAGAGTCAAACTCCCCTGTAGTTACCTTTATACCCATTTCCCCTGAATTAACGATAGCAAAAGGTCTTGCAAGGACAAATAAAAGTATCAAGATAATGGCCGTGTAAATTGCTGGAGCAAATTTACCAAAGCCTTTAAAATTAAACTCTGGAGCTTTAAAATTCCCAAAGGGTTGAGAATTTTTATTTCCTGAGTTAGAACCATTTTTTTTGTTAAAATAATCATTCAAATCCGCTGGCATTTTTTCCCTTTAAATATAAGTAAGCATAGAAGCAAATTTAGCATTTCGCCCATACACAACATCAAAATACGCATTTTGCAAAAGCTT
Encoded here:
- a CDS encoding DUF2393 family protein, producing MSIFHIVVCVVCIIAFCFLNVLIYLKTKKLQTAIACYSINALWTAILIYSLFLTINQYIKQASLSELRFARNLRTESIVISGRVTNLTEHPLNKCFLELTIVDKRGSSNEIFNPNAKNVPKSRTPGKVSYNIQIVTSLPGNTYKKFSVQVPYPPSFVSAEFYHILNCI
- a CDS encoding DUF2393 family protein; the encoded protein is MQNFKEMFFFYTHHLYPVDFVFFFLVIFVFISVLLLVVFLRNRPIISMFIIVFDFVGCACLFYYGYHFIDDFVRKRQTAVVSQRVYNEDNFVIDFNITNLSKYNFSHCKIYTSLYHAQDENASSLKNFKNKYIPFKLKSKILDRNLSKGETRTQRVSFERFKGDGNFSIQLSSECF
- a CDS encoding prohibitin family protein — translated: MPADLNDYFNKKNGSNSGNKNSQPFGNFKAPEFNFKGFGKFAPAIYTAIILILLFVLARPFAIVNSGEMGIKVTTGEFDSKALGPGLHFFIPLFQKIIIVDTKVRQVTYASVEGVNESNLNRGSGVINKSSISVLDSRGLSVSIDVTVQYSLNEAVVPQTIATWNTNWEDKIIDPTVRDVVRSVVGKYTAEELPANRNAIASQINEDIGRIIANLPNKPVTLNSVQLREIVLPAGVKQQIELVQIAKQEAERAAQEAIKKATLAEGEANATIISSKGRADAARIEADAQAYANKEIANSLNNPLLNLKQIEVQGKFNEALKTNTDAKIFLTPGGAVPNIWVDTKDAKQQSAISR